ATACCACAAAATTCAAACTAGACGACAAAAttcatcaggaaaaaaaaaataaagaattgcGGTTTCACACAATTGCAGAGCCGACAGCAATAACTTGAACAACAATGAAGACACATCGCTGTGAATCTACCTTCTTTTCATTGGGTTAATTTCATGTCTCAACAGTGTCTAGAGTATTGAGCATATAAAGACTATACAATGCAGCACACTAACCTTAAGTATACAATCTAATAATTCTCGAATGAGTACAGTTAAACccgcttataacgaacctccatgtaacgaattcctggatataacgaagtttttctattccccgccgttattCCCTataagcacatgtatttgagacctcaatgtaacgaagtggcagcgggagaccccctcaaaataacgaattttccccgccaacaagctagagatttcgccccaaattttaaATCATTTTCGCcccatttttgcgcgagcagcaattggaagcaccttctccgccgcgacggaatgcgaaacGGCGGCGTCaagctcgaattcacggcgacagCGAGGACAGATCGAGTGCacatgtgcgtgcatgcgtgaGGTTGGCCTGCATCCCTCTACCCAGCGATACTGCCGCcatgggcgtgacctttccccctcccttcattcaaacctgattcCATTACtagctgcagctggcctagctcgccaagccggcactctctttttttatttcaagttgccgaaaaaaattgttttttttttcaacatgctggcagcgccactctttggttactgtgcaagtctttgcgcttcacttcactaaccagacactaggtgacactatacgatgctacgaCGCAAGACCTCCttgctacgacgccatcgtgtcgctcgctcttcgtttacGACGCCTCACACTTGTACGAAACGACacacgtccacgcatccagtacctggtgtgacattccaaggatgagtgcttcgacgaagaaacgcaagatattgtcTCTTGAGGACAAAATGGCCATCTTGGACGCCGTTTCTTGAGGCCAAAAAAAAGACGGATGTAGATGCCAAATTTGGCATCCCAGCTAGTTCTTCGTCCACAATTTTAAATGCGAAAGATGCGATTCACAGCGCTGAGCAGCGTGGCACGGACGGCAAGAAGAAGAAGTTGAAGTCATCTACATACGCCGCTAAAGCTGTGTTCCCATAGTTTATGGACATGCGGGCACGAAACGTACCCATCAGCGGCGCTATTTTGCAGCAAAAAGCAAGGAATTATGCTTGCATCCTGGGCTGCGATGATTTAAAAGGCAGTAACGGGTGGCTCGAAGGTTTTAAACGCAGGTACTGGTtcgtcggcaaagtgatcagtttctttttctaattttcgtgccgaacctgcatataacgaaatcctcattataacgaagtttttcgggaatttgtcaatttcgttatatccaggtttaactgtatttaaaTTTTGTGGAGCAAACTGACAGTTCCCATTACAGGTCTTCATAGATACTAAATGCTAACTCTGGCCATGTATCACAACTGAAGAATGCATTTAGAACACACTTTAATAAAATTTCGGTGATCAATATATTTTAGTGTATAAGCCATACATAAAGGTACGGTGCTCACCAACAGCGGCGGTTATTCAGCAGCGTACATCCGCTGTTATGTACCAGCGGATAGGTACATGTTTCAATGTGTTGAATTATGGCAAAATATCTGAATGACAGCGACATCGAATGCGTCCAGGGGAGTCAAGAGCTCTTAACAGTCGCTGCTGTAAAAGAGAGATGGTGTGTCACATTCAAATGTAAACCGTGCTCACCTGACACTCTTGTCTGCTTGCCCATCCTTGAAGTCCTTGGCCACTGCTTCAGAGTAGACAGCATCAAACAGGTCCCGGGCTGTGAATGGCCCTTGGCACACCTCAGGTGCACGGTACGAGACATATGGACCCAACTGTGCATAGTGTAATTGCATCAATGAAGCCAATAATAACGTAGTGCTGAATAAGAACCAAACACTGTCAAAAGTGCACGTTAAGATCTAAACCTCTTGAAAATAGCAATGCTtgacatacacaaaaaaataaattataggtCAAAGCATTCAAACTCGTGCAACACATAAGCAATTTACTTTTCACGCGTCGAGAAGTCATTCTCTTTTTTAGTCCGgaggtcaatttttttttattgagagaCCATTGATACACCGTTCTTTCACCCTATCAATGGCAAAAGTTTTGATGATCTCTCTAGTAAGTTTATCAACACTCTTTCCTAATACATTACCATCATGGAACACGGTGCTATACAGCCACACCCCAAGAAGTGCATAGCCAGATAGCCATCAATAGGAACAAGGAGGGCAGTTAAAGACAATATGCAAACAAGGATATTAAGGTGATGCTGCTTACAGATACTGAGAGATCAAGGCACCAATGGGTGATAAGTCAAGTGCATAGGGTATTTTTAAATTCACCGTGGTCAAGCCTGTCATCAACTgtcgtggtagctcagtggctatgacattcTGCTACTGAGCATGAGGTAGTTCACTTCCCAGCCTTGGCAGCTGCATCCCCATgggaggcagaatgcaaaagcTCCTGCGTgtaacttagatttaggtgctagATAAATAACCCCAGATGATCATAAAATAAGTCTGAAGACTCCCTATAAGGTGTTTTTCATGTCTTTAGTGCTGCTTTTCGACATTATAACCCAAGAATTAGTCAGTCAAGTCTGCAGTCACATCTCTGCTCTGAGGTAGCACATGTAGAACCTGCAAGTGGCCGGGGTACACGGGAGAGCAGGTGGCTGGTACACATCGAACGCACCACCCGACGGCCCCCAGGAGTCTACAAGCGCCACTGGCATCTCCAAGTACTCGGACCCAACAAGGTGGACACCTCATGGCGAGGTCTGAGAATGAGCAACCATTCCAAAGGTCTTTCTTTACCTCTCTCTCAAGCTTTTTATGCACAAGCGTAGATGCCCCATCTGTCAAATCGGCGAAATTATGTTTGTCGCCGTGAGGGAAGCGAGtgctggaggtggagaagagaattgCCACGTCCGCgtcctttccgtttgtgctttcataccgcagtgctcgctgtgcataTTCGCGGCATAccttctttgcatgtgtagcaatatgcgcttccCCTGTGGCGCACCAGGCGTCACGCCATCAAGATCAATGTAGTGTCCGCGACTGCGTTTGCATGCACTATTTCCGTTGGTGGTTTGACATCGAGGTGCTTGCTGTGCATGTTCACGGCGTCCGTACGCTTACGCATAACCCGCGTActcgaagtgaaacgtcactgtaacttttttgtTCAAGCTTTATTGAATGTCACGTGACTCATTGCTGTTTGATTCTTCTTCATATCTGAACTTAGTTCCAGGCACGTAACTCATGTGGCCCTGGTGTCACTAGAATCAAGCTTTTATTTTTAGATGGAACAAGTTTGATCCTATGAGCGAGAAGAATAAGGGGAATTAAAAGCTTCAATTTTGGTTTTTTAGTAACAACTACATCAAGCCATTACACAATGAGGCCACAGAAAGCATTAGATAATTCAAATTGATTTTTTTAGTGAAAAGTACAAGGGAAATTAAAGGCTTCAATTACGTTTATTTTAGTTATAACTGCATCAAGGCATTACagaatgaagccagagaaagcattaGGGAATTCAAATAGCTTTTAACAGTGGTCAAATGAAAGGTTTCTACGTTTCACATACAATATTTGAAAACAGAAATTAGAATAGGCCTCCAGCTAAAGCTCCCTCAAGAACTTTTGACTAACAAATATAGTTACAGCTAACAGCTCAGACTAAACACAATTCACAAGCAGTGAGACATCCTTGTGGAAGTGGTATTCTTACCTGGCAGTTTGTGAGGTCAGGCACTACCAGTTCCGGAACCATCTCAGGTATTGGGGGTCCTCGGCCTGACACAGATGGCTCACGCACTCCATATGCTGTGCACGCCCCCATATAACAAATCAATATATGCTACGCTAAAAAACAACACTTCAAGCTGCACACCACTGATGCTAAGCCATCTGGCACACTAGACAGCAACACCATAAGTACTATAAGTACCAACACCATAAGCATCATAAGTACTGTAAGTTAATTTCTGTTCATCTTGAAGAATAAGAGTGTACGTCTGCAGTCTCTTTTGTCCCTATCAGTTTTTATGCACCTATTCTTCAAGATAAGAAACAACTGACTTTAGAAATTTTTAACCACCAAGTGCCTGGCAACGGAAGCCAAGATCCCTAGCCAGAAGTGATGTTTGACCCAGAACATAAATAGCCAGCGTAGCTCCTTGGCATGGCCTCAGAGACTGGGTGGTGCCCACGACCTGCCCAAAGTACATTGGAAAATTTCTGAGTGACCATGTTAGGTTTAACATAATATCAGCTAATTTCATGGCACATCATCTGCATGGCACTATTTAAGGCTGTTAATGAGAAAATATGATGATTACCCGCCCTTCTGCTTTACCAAGATTACTTGAATAGTATATAGTACTACTCATAAATAATTTGGCTAAAGAAAGATTTTGTAACAGTTGGCCTTAAACAGACAATAAgagatttagaataggggccccaaacgtttggGGTCCCAAAAAAATAGCGCCGACGCCACTACGCATGCGCGAGATGCAAACTGCGTTTTTGTTTTGcatcgggcacgctatttcactgatttagcgggagccccaaaagctgccccaaaagctttgcgtcaacaaacatggcgacaCCCATCGAACCGACGGCTCTAACCGAGCACCAAACTTTGGTCGATtagtggtaacgcgtgaagttcatAACCTGGGAGAAGTGACAGCAGTTattgctttctctcaactaacttGTGTAATGAAGATTAATTCATTaaacgccgctgattccgaattcgacttcatggctcgtaggcctaacgtggattagcttggctggtacaggcacgtaaagttggttactcaaaattatgGGCAACAAAGCGCTTGCTGCTAaagaataacctctaaattgtaattcAATGCAAAAACAcaaaagtcaaaattactcttatcataaaatggtatagtttattttaatatttataatagtttttctttgacactgtAGTGGCGCAGCAAGCGCAAGACGCCATTTGCAAATGCatagccctattctaaaactcttcactcctgcctgccccaacgctaacacccgcaaagctctttgaaGCCCCAAAGTTTTAGGGctcctattctaaagctctctgATGTTATGCCTATCATTTTTCATTCCACTACTCAATCCATattcctcagttttttttttttttccaatttctTTGTTATCCTAAAGGTTTTGGCCCTGTAGGTTTGTGCTATAGGAATAGACTGATAGCATGTAAGCTAGAGTAGACAGAAGAATCCTCATAGTGATGCCAGCATGTCGACAAATCAGGCATCGCATGAAGGAAACAATAGAGAGAAGGTGCACAAAGGAGGTGGTAGGGATAAGTGCCATCTGGCCCCTGAGATTGATTCAGAGCTGCCATGTATGAGCAATTAGGTCAATAAATGGGAAAACAAGACAACATGTTTGACATTATCTTGTCCCACCAAAGGTTCAACTATGTGACAACTATGTGTGTAATAACTGTCACTTCACTTTGTAAACACAATACAGGAAGGAGCATCTTATTGCAACTCTCGCGAAAAGTTTCGGTAAGCATAATTGCGCAAGAACACGGCGTATCTTCGCGGTACCGTGTACTTCTGAAGGGAATTGGGCGCTTACAAGTCAAGTGCGGACGAAAATAGCTAGCAAGCGCGAATACTTTTTTTAGCCTATTTCAAGCTAGTAGCAGTTAGTTTGTTACCAGTTAAAGTGACATGGTTTTCAGCCGACAGCTCTATTGCGTTTACAACAAACAATGATCACGGCAATAGTAAAACGATATCGCAAGCATCAAATATGCATTTCTCAGAGCCTGACTGCAGGCGAAAACTGATCAATACTGGGTAGTAACGCGCACAACTGTTCTGTAGACGCAGCCAAGCAGTGAACGAAACTGCGCAAGCCCCAGTAACGGTTATCCGCAGTTCCGAGAAGTAGCAGCAAGGAGTTCTGCGCCGCTTTCCACACCACGGAGCCGCAGTTTATCAATGAGGCGACTCACTCTCAATCACACGATCCTTGCGTTGACGATCGTGAAATGTCCCACGAATGTTGTGCACAGGGAACTTGCGGAAGTTTCTCTTTCCGAGGCATGGTCCCGTCGTTGAAACGCGCCTGACCTGCGACCACGTAACTGTGGCTACTTGCTTCAACGAGGAGTTCATCATGCGCCCAGTTGCCTACTGTGCCTTGTAGATCGCGGCAGTTTTCAAAAAAGAATGTATCCTCACGAGACTACTTTAACTGCTCGACCAAGATCAAGCGATTTAAGCGTTGCCGGACTAGATACTACCGCAAACTTCAGTGCTTTCTGTATTCCCCACCGCTGTCTCTCACAATGTTTACAACTGCCAAAATTTTTCAGGACAAACTTTAACTGTTGTTGCGTTTATAGCAAGCAATCTGTAATGCCAAATAAAAAGTAGTCGTACAAAAAGTTAAGTGCgttttttaataaataaataacaaaatacATTGAAAAATTTGGCGCACCTTTGTGAGGATGCCTAAAGATAAAATATTTGATATGTATCTAGAAAGAAATGTTAATTGTTATTGAGAACCTTTACAAAAATTTTTAGAAAAGACGAAAGTAAATTTATTTTGAAATCAAGCATGCGGCATCTCTTTGTCGTCGCCCCCATCGGCTCTCAATTTTCCCTAGCATACGTCGAGTAAAGAATGTAACGCAATCGAAGAAAAAATGCTCAGCAGTGTTGTATTCTGTGGTTCTGCAAGCTACGACATGCAATGGGTGTATTATGTATCGTAGCAACTACAAACTGAAACAATTACGCTGTAGTTTATTCAGTCTGAACAATAAATTGCGCGCTTATCACCGTTACAGTGAGACTCGACGAGAAGCTTAGTTTCGTAAGCACCGACTGCATAGCTTGCTTCTTTCCTGTGTTTATGGCCACTTTTCCGAGACCGTTTGTCTTTTTCGGTAACGCTTTAAGTGGCCAATAGTGGCGCTTCAAGCGACGTAAACGCATACAAAGCAGTGTATTGCATGGTATTGCTGAAAGCAAAGACAGCGAAAAGCGGCGTAGCAGACGGTGCGCGCAACACCGGCACAACAAGTACAGTTTTTCTTCCCTAGGTCTAGGGAAATTGTATTTGCCATTCGAGCTCTCGCTCGCTGCGCGGCTCGAGTACTATCGGCTCGGCTCGGACCGCTACGCTTGCATCCCGCCGAGAGATCGGTTCGCTGGGGCACCCCTTGCTGGACCGCGGCTACAGTCCCGCAGCTGTTTTGTTTTCGTATCGTGCGAGCTGCCTCTGTGTGACGTGCAACATGTGCTGATGTCCACGGCCGAGCTCTTGATGGCTCCTCAAGGAGGCGGCGGCGACCGGTCATCGGAGAGCAGCAGCAGTAGCCAGGCTTCTCTCAAGCGCAGCTCCAGCTCCAGCGGAGGAGCGCAGGAAATGTGAGTTGCTTTGGGATTGTCGGGGGAACGTATGAAGACGCCCGCGCCGCAGACCGCGTCCGCGCG
This Dermacentor silvarum isolate Dsil-2018 chromosome 6, BIME_Dsil_1.4, whole genome shotgun sequence DNA region includes the following protein-coding sequences:
- the LOC119456344 gene encoding 39S ribosomal protein L41, mitochondrial translates to MMNSSLKQVATVTWSQVRRVSTTGPCLGKRNFRKFPVHNIRGTFHDRQRKDRVIETYGVREPSVSGRGPPIPEMVPELVVPDLTNCQLGPYVSYRAPEVCQGPFTARDLFDAVYSEAVAKDFKDGQADKSVRHLDTQPSPEEARLRARQTGSDIFPPLWRVRKMEDQ